A single window of Pseudarthrobacter defluvii DNA harbors:
- a CDS encoding Ppx/GppA phosphatase family protein, whose amino-acid sequence MRLGVLDIGSNTVHLLLVDAHPGAQPVPFASHKRPLSLVQYLEPDGSISEEGQHELTEFVLEAWEFAARHKAEDLLAFCTSAIREATNGPAVLARVKHETTVTLQELTGSEEASMTFFAVRRWHGWGAGPILNLDIGGGSFEMAFGQDELPEVATSVPLGASRLTRDWLAADPPSAKSVKELRRYIRATLKPAVREFDGLGRANVVAGTSKTFRSLARIAGAAPSAEGPYVKRELHASDLGIWTQRISAMSSEDRLHLPGVSEARAHQLLAGALVAEAALEMFKFKKLRICPWALREGLILRRLDQLVFSGPLQPAPHVAAAQSVEATV is encoded by the coding sequence ATGCGTCTAGGTGTCCTCGATATCGGTTCCAATACTGTCCACCTGCTCCTGGTGGATGCCCACCCCGGCGCGCAGCCGGTCCCGTTCGCGTCGCACAAGCGTCCGCTGTCCCTGGTCCAGTACCTCGAACCCGACGGCAGCATCAGCGAGGAAGGCCAGCACGAGCTGACCGAGTTCGTGCTGGAAGCATGGGAATTCGCGGCCCGGCACAAGGCTGAGGACCTGCTGGCGTTCTGTACATCAGCCATCCGCGAGGCCACCAACGGCCCCGCAGTCCTGGCCCGGGTCAAGCACGAAACCACCGTGACCCTCCAGGAACTCACCGGCAGCGAGGAAGCGTCCATGACGTTCTTCGCGGTGCGACGCTGGCACGGGTGGGGTGCCGGTCCCATCCTGAACCTGGACATCGGCGGCGGCTCCTTCGAAATGGCCTTCGGCCAGGACGAGCTGCCGGAAGTAGCCACCTCCGTGCCGCTGGGCGCCAGCCGCCTCACCAGGGACTGGCTGGCCGCGGACCCGCCGTCGGCCAAGTCCGTCAAGGAACTCCGCCGCTACATCAGGGCCACGCTCAAGCCGGCCGTCCGCGAATTCGACGGGCTGGGCCGGGCCAATGTGGTGGCCGGTACGTCAAAGACATTCCGTTCGCTGGCCCGGATCGCCGGCGCCGCCCCCAGCGCCGAAGGCCCCTACGTCAAACGCGAACTGCACGCCTCGGACCTGGGCATTTGGACCCAGCGGATTTCGGCGATGAGTTCGGAAGACAGGCTGCACCTTCCCGGCGTCTCTGAGGCCCGGGCCCACCAGCTTCTGGCCGGCGCCCTGGTGGCTGAGGCTGCCCTGGAGATGTTCAAGTTCAAGAAGCTCCGGATCTGCCCCTGGGCCCTGCGTGAGGGTCTCATTCTGCGGCGCCTGGACCAACTGGTGTTTTCCGGCCCGCTCCAGCCGGCGCCCCACGTGGCCGCGGCCCAGTCGGTGGAAGCAACGGTCTAG
- the proC gene encoding pyrroline-5-carboxylate reductase, producing the protein MSNRIAFLGCGSMNEAILGGLLKAGTDPGDVVATVRRAERASELAERYQGITAIAGEEEPDNNKQAAKGSAVVILGVKPVGITDLAREISPALSPGTVVVSVAAAVSIAQLEAALPAGQPVIRTMPNTPAKLGRGVVSVSPGTHCTPEQLQLVKGILKGAGTVVEVPEEQVDALSAISGSGPAYAFYLAEAMANAGEELGLDRELSLLLARETVAGAGLMLAEPGANPSALRKAVTSPNGTTERAIATFDAQGIPAIIAAGAKAAADRAAEITKQLG; encoded by the coding sequence ATGAGCAACCGAATCGCATTCCTTGGCTGTGGATCCATGAACGAAGCCATTCTTGGCGGCCTGCTGAAGGCAGGAACGGACCCCGGGGATGTGGTGGCCACTGTCCGCCGCGCTGAACGTGCCTCGGAACTGGCCGAACGGTACCAGGGGATCACCGCCATCGCCGGCGAGGAAGAGCCCGACAACAACAAGCAGGCCGCCAAGGGATCCGCCGTCGTCATCCTTGGCGTCAAGCCGGTGGGCATCACCGACCTGGCCCGGGAAATCAGCCCTGCCCTTTCGCCAGGAACCGTGGTGGTCAGCGTGGCCGCAGCGGTGTCGATCGCCCAGTTGGAGGCCGCACTCCCTGCCGGACAGCCGGTGATCCGGACCATGCCCAACACCCCCGCAAAACTGGGCCGCGGCGTCGTGTCCGTCTCGCCCGGAACACATTGCACCCCTGAACAGCTTCAGCTGGTCAAGGGCATCCTGAAGGGGGCGGGGACCGTCGTTGAGGTCCCCGAGGAGCAGGTGGATGCGCTGTCGGCCATCAGCGGATCCGGGCCGGCCTACGCCTTCTACCTCGCAGAGGCCATGGCGAACGCAGGCGAGGAGCTGGGCCTGGACCGGGAGTTGTCGCTGCTGCTGGCACGGGAAACGGTGGCCGGGGCCGGCCTCATGCTCGCCGAACCCGGGGCAAACCCCTCAGCCCTCCGCAAAGCGGTCACCAGCCCCAACGGCACCACCGAACGCGCCATCGCCACATTCGACGCACAGGGCATCCCGGCCATCATCGCTGCCGGCGCCAAGGCGGCAGCCGACCGCGCAGCCGAGATTACGAAACAGCTGGGCTAA
- a CDS encoding N5-glutamine methyltransferase family protein encodes MPRSPYEFTAGNTPDAPRSDLPALLASLAADLRRLDYTLDGVARLLGPTASAALNRDQTIPALLAAERAVEEDKRVAPLAAVVRLWLLAEPQERETLDAALPDIGADGLLELGLVQPVPGSALLTARADLRPYGWDKNDDGSGGAELWVASDLAAHQQAGVLRHDHVLGIGQASTTLVQTTIRRHTERALDLGTGCGIQAFHLLHHCHHVTATDISERALAYARFNILLNAEALSVDPDRLEDRVSLRLGSLLEPVTGEEFGLVVSNPPFVITPRRTGEGAADQFTYRDGGLPGDEIVASLVADLPGILAPGGWAQMLGNWEVPEAAGWEERPRSWVREGTDAWFIQREQVSPEQYAETWLQDASESRDRQHYREAYGAYLADFASRNVAGIGFGMVWLRRPADGHPASISRFEEITYPIEQPIGPHLGAAVERCDWLAAHDLGNTHLLVAEDVTEERHQRPGAEHPGVILLRQGAGLRRTNLMSTELAGFVSACDGDLTAGQIAGALEALLGGDFSGEEAFDGGSFQRALLADVANLVRDGFLLPAGMTA; translated from the coding sequence GTGCCTAGATCCCCTTACGAGTTCACCGCCGGCAACACCCCCGACGCTCCCCGCAGCGACCTCCCCGCGCTGCTGGCATCCCTTGCCGCGGACCTGAGAAGGCTGGACTACACACTGGACGGCGTGGCCCGGCTGCTGGGACCTACGGCCTCCGCGGCACTGAACCGGGACCAAACCATCCCCGCCCTGCTTGCTGCCGAGCGGGCAGTGGAGGAGGACAAGCGCGTGGCGCCCCTTGCCGCCGTCGTCCGTCTATGGCTCCTCGCGGAGCCCCAGGAGCGGGAAACGCTCGACGCCGCGCTGCCGGACATCGGTGCGGACGGCCTCCTGGAGCTCGGACTCGTGCAGCCCGTCCCCGGCTCGGCACTGCTGACCGCCAGGGCAGACCTGAGGCCATACGGGTGGGACAAAAACGACGACGGCAGCGGGGGCGCCGAGCTGTGGGTGGCCAGCGACCTGGCCGCCCACCAGCAGGCCGGTGTGCTGCGGCACGACCACGTCCTGGGCATCGGGCAGGCGTCCACCACATTGGTGCAGACCACCATCCGCCGCCACACCGAGCGGGCCCTGGACCTGGGCACAGGCTGCGGCATCCAGGCCTTCCACCTGCTGCACCACTGTCACCACGTCACCGCCACCGATATCTCTGAGCGCGCCCTGGCCTACGCACGGTTCAACATACTGCTTAATGCAGAAGCCCTCTCCGTGGACCCGGACCGGCTCGAGGACAGGGTGAGCCTGCGCCTGGGATCCCTCCTGGAGCCGGTCACGGGCGAGGAGTTCGGACTGGTGGTCTCCAACCCGCCGTTCGTCATCACACCGCGCCGGACCGGTGAGGGCGCGGCGGACCAGTTCACCTACCGCGACGGCGGCCTGCCGGGCGATGAGATCGTCGCATCCCTGGTGGCGGACCTGCCAGGCATCCTGGCGCCCGGCGGCTGGGCCCAGATGCTGGGGAACTGGGAAGTTCCTGAGGCTGCGGGCTGGGAGGAGCGGCCCCGGTCCTGGGTGCGGGAGGGCACGGACGCCTGGTTCATCCAGCGCGAGCAGGTCAGCCCCGAACAATACGCCGAAACCTGGCTGCAGGACGCCTCCGAATCCCGCGACCGGCAGCACTACCGGGAGGCGTATGGCGCCTACCTCGCGGATTTCGCCTCCAGGAACGTGGCGGGAATCGGCTTCGGCATGGTCTGGCTCCGGCGCCCCGCCGACGGCCACCCTGCATCCATCAGCCGTTTCGAGGAAATCACCTACCCCATCGAGCAGCCCATCGGACCCCACCTGGGCGCCGCCGTCGAACGCTGCGACTGGCTTGCGGCGCATGATCTTGGCAACACGCACCTGCTCGTGGCGGAAGACGTCACCGAGGAGCGCCACCAGCGGCCCGGGGCCGAGCACCCCGGTGTAATCCTGCTCCGGCAGGGTGCCGGGCTGCGCCGCACCAACCTGATGAGCACGGAGCTGGCCGGCTTTGTGTCCGCGTGCGACGGCGACCTCACCGCCGGGCAGATCGCCGGCGCTTTGGAGGCCCTCCTGGGCGGGGATTTCAGCGGGGAGGAAGCGTTCGACGGCGGGTCCTTCCAGCGTGCGCTGCTCGCCGACGTGGCCAACCTGGTCCGCGACGGCTTCCTACTCCCGGCCGGGATGACTGCCTGA
- a CDS encoding SseB family protein, which translates to MTEQPAHTDLSPLNDLEEKLATGGQPDANPVDVILSFLNSEVYIISSDTVEGVDSQVEPLVLANADGDPVLAVFSHPSRVDQQYLEAAPNVLGTQGAAIIANIGDELGMVINPGAAYGFEINPEGVANIRRDFKRADEQ; encoded by the coding sequence ATGACTGAACAGCCTGCGCACACGGACCTTTCCCCGCTCAACGACCTTGAGGAGAAGCTCGCTACCGGCGGGCAGCCCGACGCAAATCCCGTGGACGTCATCCTGTCGTTCCTCAACAGCGAGGTCTACATCATCAGCTCGGACACGGTGGAGGGTGTTGATTCCCAGGTGGAGCCCCTGGTCCTGGCCAACGCCGACGGCGACCCCGTCCTTGCCGTTTTCTCGCACCCCAGCAGGGTGGACCAGCAGTACCTGGAAGCCGCTCCGAACGTGCTGGGAACGCAGGGTGCAGCAATCATTGCGAATATCGGCGACGAACTGGGCATGGTGATCAACCCGGGAGCAGCCTACGGCTTTGAGATCAACCCCGAGGGCGTGGCCAACATCAGGCGCGACTTCAAGCGGGCTGACGAGCAATAA
- the topA gene encoding type I DNA topoisomerase, with translation MPSKAKTGKKLVIVESPAKSKTIAKYLGEGFIVEASIGHIRDLPQPSELPAELKKTSVGKFAVDIDHDFKPYYVVSPDKKKKVTELKAALKDADELYLATDGDREGEAIAWHLLEVLKPKVPVYRMTFGEITKEAIQRAMGNLRDVDQDLVDAQETRRVLDRLYGYEISPVLWRKVARGLSAGRVQSVVTRMVVDRERERMAFKAASYWDLTGQFGAESGSFKAKLAAVDGAKVATGRDFNDNGELTSRNVAHLNEELATSLAAGLQNAEFRVRSVDTKPYTRRPAAPFTTSTLQQEAGRKLRFSSKSTMQIAQRLYENGYITYMRTDSSALSDEAVTAARRQASELYGPEYIPQSPRVYSNKAANAQEAHEAIRPAGDSFRTPAQVAKQLSGDEFRLYELIWKRTVASQMGDAKGSTATIRLGAVSADGRDAEFSASGTVITFPGFLAAYEEGKDETRGDDDSDEARRLPNVAKDDSLTAADIQAVGHETSPPPRYTEASLTAELEKKGIGRPSTYASTISTIQDRGYVRKQGSALVPSWIAFSVIRLLEQHFSDYVDYEFTADMEGDLDKIANGQEAGASWLRHFYFGEDSDPGLLSIVNNLGEIDAREINSIPITDEITLRVGKFGPYLESSAAVVDPKTGEIVESARANVPEDLAPDELTAAKAIELMETAAPEERVLGADPHTGHTVVAKNGRYGAYVTEIIPEMTDEELARQPVEYYKNGKPKPPKKPVKAKPRTGSLFKSMTVESVTLDEALQLMSLPRALGEDAEGNLITVQNGRFGPYLKKGTDSRSIGSEEEIFTITLEQALEIYSQPKQRGARAAVPPLAEFGPDPVSEKNIVVKEGRFGPYITDGITNITVPRATSLEELTREQAVELLAEKRAKGPVKRTATRKAPAKKKATAKK, from the coding sequence GTGCCAAGCAAGGCCAAAACCGGCAAGAAACTCGTGATCGTGGAGTCTCCGGCCAAGAGCAAGACCATCGCCAAATACCTCGGCGAAGGCTTCATCGTGGAGGCCTCCATCGGTCACATCCGGGACCTGCCGCAGCCGTCCGAGCTGCCTGCCGAGCTGAAGAAAACCTCGGTGGGCAAGTTCGCCGTCGACATTGACCACGACTTCAAGCCCTACTACGTGGTGTCCCCGGACAAGAAGAAAAAGGTCACCGAGCTCAAGGCCGCGCTCAAGGACGCCGACGAACTCTATCTCGCAACCGATGGGGACCGCGAGGGCGAGGCCATCGCGTGGCACCTGCTGGAAGTGCTCAAGCCCAAGGTCCCGGTGTACCGGATGACCTTCGGCGAAATCACCAAGGAAGCGATCCAGCGCGCCATGGGCAACCTGCGCGACGTGGACCAGGACCTGGTGGACGCCCAGGAAACCCGCCGCGTCCTGGACCGCCTCTACGGCTACGAAATCTCGCCCGTGTTGTGGCGCAAGGTGGCCCGCGGCCTGTCCGCCGGGCGCGTGCAGTCCGTGGTCACCCGCATGGTGGTGGACCGCGAACGCGAACGCATGGCGTTCAAGGCCGCCTCCTACTGGGACCTGACCGGGCAGTTCGGTGCGGAATCGGGCTCGTTCAAGGCCAAGCTTGCCGCCGTCGACGGCGCCAAGGTGGCAACGGGCCGTGACTTCAATGACAACGGCGAGCTCACATCCCGGAACGTGGCCCACCTCAACGAGGAACTGGCAACGTCCCTTGCAGCCGGGCTGCAGAACGCGGAGTTCCGTGTCCGTTCCGTGGACACGAAGCCGTACACGCGCCGCCCCGCTGCCCCGTTCACCACCTCCACCCTGCAGCAGGAAGCCGGCCGCAAGCTGCGCTTTTCCTCGAAGAGCACCATGCAGATCGCGCAGCGGCTGTATGAAAACGGCTACATCACCTATATGCGTACCGACTCGTCCGCGCTGAGCGACGAAGCTGTCACCGCCGCCCGCCGCCAGGCCTCCGAGCTGTACGGCCCCGAATACATTCCGCAGTCCCCGCGCGTGTACTCCAACAAGGCCGCCAACGCCCAGGAAGCGCACGAGGCCATCCGCCCCGCCGGTGACTCCTTCCGCACCCCCGCCCAGGTGGCGAAACAGCTGTCCGGGGACGAGTTCCGCCTCTACGAACTCATTTGGAAGCGCACCGTCGCGTCCCAGATGGGTGACGCCAAGGGGTCGACGGCGACCATCCGCCTGGGTGCCGTCTCCGCCGACGGGCGCGACGCCGAGTTCTCCGCCTCCGGCACCGTCATCACCTTCCCCGGCTTCCTCGCAGCCTACGAGGAAGGCAAGGACGAGACCCGCGGCGACGACGACTCCGACGAAGCGCGCCGGCTGCCCAACGTGGCCAAGGACGATTCCCTGACCGCTGCGGACATCCAGGCCGTGGGCCACGAAACCTCCCCGCCGCCGCGCTACACGGAAGCGTCCCTCACCGCGGAACTGGAGAAGAAGGGCATCGGACGCCCGTCCACCTACGCCTCCACCATCTCCACCATCCAGGACCGCGGCTACGTCCGGAAGCAGGGCTCGGCCCTGGTGCCCAGCTGGATCGCCTTCTCGGTCATCCGGCTTCTGGAACAGCACTTTTCCGACTACGTGGACTACGAGTTCACCGCCGACATGGAAGGCGACCTGGACAAGATCGCCAACGGCCAGGAAGCCGGTGCCTCTTGGCTGCGCCACTTCTACTTCGGCGAGGATTCCGATCCCGGCCTGCTGAGCATCGTCAACAACCTGGGCGAGATCGACGCCAGGGAGATCAACTCGATCCCCATCACGGACGAGATCACCCTGCGGGTGGGCAAGTTCGGCCCCTACCTGGAGAGCTCGGCCGCCGTGGTGGACCCGAAGACCGGCGAGATCGTCGAATCCGCGCGCGCCAATGTGCCCGAGGACCTGGCGCCTGACGAACTGACCGCGGCCAAGGCCATCGAACTGATGGAGACGGCCGCGCCGGAGGAGCGCGTTCTCGGTGCCGATCCTCACACCGGTCACACGGTGGTGGCCAAGAACGGCCGCTACGGCGCCTACGTCACCGAGATCATCCCCGAGATGACGGATGAAGAACTGGCCAGGCAGCCGGTGGAGTACTACAAGAACGGCAAGCCCAAGCCGCCCAAGAAGCCGGTTAAGGCCAAGCCGCGCACGGGTTCGCTGTTCAAGTCCATGACCGTCGAGTCGGTGACCCTGGACGAGGCACTGCAGCTGATGAGCCTGCCGCGTGCCCTGGGGGAGGACGCTGAAGGAAACCTCATCACGGTCCAGAACGGCCGGTTCGGGCCCTACCTGAAGAAGGGCACGGACTCCCGTTCCATCGGCTCCGAAGAGGAAATCTTCACCATCACGCTGGAACAGGCTTTGGAGATCTACTCGCAGCCCAAGCAGCGCGGCGCCCGTGCCGCGGTGCCGCCGCTGGCCGAGTTCGGCCCGGACCCTGTGTCCGAGAAGAACATCGTGGTGAAGGAAGGCCGGTTCGGGCCCTACATCACCGACGGCATCACCAACATCACGGTTCCCCGCGCAACCTCCCTCGAGGAGCTTACGCGGGAGCAGGCAGTGGAGCTGCTGGCCGAGAAGCGCGCCAAGGGCCCGGTCAAGCGGACCGCCACCCGCAAGGCGCCGGCCAAGAAGAAGGCAACGGCCAAGAAATAG
- a CDS encoding potassium channel family protein gives MASSTDAPRRPAHNAPVLVIGLGRFGSSTAEQLVKQGREVLAIERDRNLVQKWAPLLTHVVEADATNIDALRQLGAQEFSSAVVGVGTSIESSVLITVNLVDLGIEHLWVKAITPSHGKILTRIGANHVIYPEADAGVRAAHLVSGRMLDFIEFDDDFAIVKMYPPRETVGFTLDESKVRSKYGVTIVGVKSPGEDFTYARPETKVSSRDMLIVSGHVDLLERFAARP, from the coding sequence TTGGCTAGTTCCACAGACGCCCCCCGGCGCCCCGCCCACAATGCTCCGGTCCTGGTGATCGGGCTGGGCCGCTTTGGATCATCCACCGCGGAGCAACTGGTCAAGCAGGGCCGGGAAGTGCTCGCCATCGAACGGGACCGGAACCTGGTGCAGAAATGGGCGCCCCTCCTGACGCACGTGGTGGAGGCCGACGCCACCAACATCGATGCGCTCCGCCAGCTCGGCGCGCAGGAGTTCAGCTCCGCCGTCGTGGGCGTAGGCACCTCCATCGAGTCCTCGGTGCTGATTACCGTCAACCTGGTGGACCTGGGCATCGAGCACCTCTGGGTCAAGGCCATCACGCCCTCGCACGGCAAGATCCTCACCCGGATCGGCGCCAACCACGTCATCTACCCCGAGGCCGACGCCGGGGTGCGGGCCGCGCACCTGGTGTCCGGGCGCATGCTGGACTTCATCGAGTTCGACGACGACTTTGCGATCGTCAAGATGTACCCGCCGCGCGAAACGGTGGGCTTCACCCTGGACGAGTCAAAGGTCCGGTCCAAGTACGGGGTGACCATCGTGGGCGTGAAGTCCCCGGGTGAAGACTTCACCTATGCCCGGCCGGAGACCAAGGTGTCCTCCCGGGACATGCTGATCGTCTCCGGCCACGTGGACCTGCTGGAGCGGTTCGCGGCCCGGCCTTAG